The following proteins are encoded in a genomic region of Cryptomeria japonica chromosome 11, Sugi_1.0, whole genome shotgun sequence:
- the LOC131061381 gene encoding extensin-2 — MGRMGIPLIPGGVHLNEISPILCYIKSKLCVTFTIPGLQTMDPMGMLMITLFCFMASPLLPNVQAKFFYRPPLHPVYHHKPPLLPFLSPPSPSYHYKPLPPPHVYKYKSPPPPSYPYKSPPPPYVYKSPSPPPYLYKSPPPPYIYKSPPPPPYYYESPPPPYLYKSPPPPPYLYKSPPPPYIYESPPPPPYLYKSPPPPYIYNSPPPPPYLYNSPPPPYIYSSPPPPPYYYKSPPPPYIYKSPPPPPPTYSHKFSLNSYTYTSPPLPLNTHKSPPPPLHYYKSPPHPYIYKSPTPPPHYPKSLPPPPSPIYKYESPPSHLIHKNKSPPPPSPIYKYKSPPPPSPTYIYKSPPLPPPSPSPSPPPPPLYKYQSPPPPPPPEYKYTSPPPPVY; from the coding sequence ATGGGAAGAATGGGGATCCCTTTAATTCCTGGCGGTGTCCACTTGAACGAGATATCTCCCATCTTGTGCTATATAAAGAGCAAACTTTGTGTTACCTTCACCATCCCTGGCTTGCAAACAATGGATCCAATGGGAATGCTTATGATCACATTGTTCTGCTTTATGGCCTCTCCTCTTCTTCCTAATGTCCAAGCAAAATTTTTTTACAGGCCTCCCCTTCATCCAGTTTATCATCACAAGCCTCCACTGCTCCCATTTCTATCTCCCCCATCACCTTCCTATCATTACAAGCCTCTTCCTCCACCACATGTCTATAAGTACAAATCTCCACCACCGCCATCATACCCCTACAAATCCCCTCCCCCTCCTTATGTGTATAAATCTCCATCACCACCTCCGTATCTCTACAAATCCCCTCCCCCTCCTTATATATACAaatctccaccaccacctccttaTTATTACGAATCCCCTCCCCCTCCTTATCTATATAAatctccaccaccacctccatacCTCTACAAATCCCCTCCCCCTCCTTATATATATGaatctcctccaccaccaccatacCTCTACAAATCCCCTCCCCCTCCTTATATATACAAttctccaccaccacctccatacCTCTACAATTCCCCACCCCCTCCTTATATATATAgttctccaccaccacctccttaCTATTACAAATCCCCTCCCCCTCCTTATATATATAaatctcctcctccaccaccacccacATACTCCCACAAATTCTCTCTAAATTCTTACACATACACATCTCCACCACTACCTCTCAACACCCACAAATCCCCACCACCACCCCTGCACTATTACAAATCCCCTCCCCATCCGTACATATATAAATCTCCAACACCACCCCCACACTATCCTAAATCCCTTCCACCTCCCCCATCTCCAATCTACAAATACGAATCCCCTCCATCCCATCTTATTCACAAGAACAAATCTCCCCCTCCACCATCTCCAATCTACAAGTATAAATCCCCTCCGCCCCCATCTCCTACTTACATTTACAAATCTCCTCCActtccacctccatctccatctccatctccacctccccctCCTCTCTACAAATACCAATCccccccaccaccaccaccaccagagtATAAGTACACTTCACCCCCTCCACCAGTTTACTAA